The proteins below come from a single Carnobacterium divergens DSM 20623 genomic window:
- the gap gene encoding type I glyceraldehyde-3-phosphate dehydrogenase, giving the protein MTVKVGINGFGRIGRLAFRRIQAVEGIEVVAINDLTDAKMLAHLLKYDTTQGRFDGDVEVHDGYFNVNGKEVKVLANRNPEELPWGELGVEIVLECTGFFTTQEKAELHLKAGAKRVVISAPASGDMKTIVYNVNHEILDGSETVISGASCTTNCLAPMAQVLEEKFGVVEGLMTTIHAYTGDQMTLDGPHPGGDFRRARAAAENIVPNTTGAAKAIGLVLPSLQGKLDGAAQRVPVATGSLTELVTVLDKKVTVEEVNAAMKAAANESFGYNTDAIVSSDIVGMTFGSLFDETQTKVMTVGDHQLVKTVAWYDNEMSYTAQLIRTLEYFAKLG; this is encoded by the coding sequence ATGACAGTAAAAGTAGGTATTAATGGTTTTGGACGTATTGGACGTTTAGCTTTCCGTCGCATCCAAGCAGTAGAAGGTATTGAAGTTGTTGCAATCAATGACTTAACAGACGCAAAAATGTTGGCTCATTTATTAAAATATGATACAACTCAAGGACGTTTCGACGGTGACGTTGAAGTTCATGATGGTTATTTCAATGTTAACGGTAAAGAAGTAAAAGTTCTTGCTAACCGTAACCCTGAAGAACTTCCATGGGGCGAACTTGGTGTTGAGATTGTTCTTGAATGTACTGGTTTCTTTACAACTCAAGAAAAAGCTGAATTACACTTAAAAGCTGGCGCTAAACGTGTTGTTATTTCTGCTCCTGCATCAGGCGACATGAAAACAATCGTTTACAACGTAAACCATGAAATCTTAGATGGTTCTGAAACAGTTATCTCAGGTGCTTCATGTACTACTAACTGTTTAGCTCCAATGGCACAAGTATTAGAAGAAAAATTTGGTGTTGTTGAAGGTCTTATGACTACAATCCACGCTTACACAGGTGACCAAATGACTCTTGATGGTCCTCACCCAGGTGGAGATTTCCGTCGTGCACGTGCTGCTGCAGAAAACATCGTTCCTAATACAACTGGTGCTGCTAAAGCAATCGGTTTAGTATTACCTTCATTACAAGGTAAATTAGACGGAGCTGCTCAACGTGTTCCTGTTGCTACTGGTTCATTAACTGAATTAGTAACTGTATTAGACAAAAAAGTTACAGTTGAAGAAGTAAATGCTGCAATGAAAGCTGCTGCAAATGAATCATTTGGTTACAATACTGATGCAATCGTTTCTTCTGATATCGTTGGTATGACTTTCGGTTCATTATTTGACGAAACTCAAACTAAAGTTATGACTGTTGGAGATCACCAATTAGTTAAAACTGTTGCTTGGTATGACAACGAAATGTCATACACTGCACAACTTATCCGTACTTTAGAATACTTTGCAAAATTAGGTTAA
- a CDS encoding sugar-binding transcriptional regulator: protein MQQDVLSIIEKVAPDIMETLRERYQILRNIYLLGPVGRRVLAGKMNVTERVLRTETDFLKKQNIIKTSKVGMELTVTGEDVYHELDQMMGQLLGMREKEKELATYFQIEHCIIVSGDSEEQRKVMEELGHATSESLDFLLPSGDNIIAVMGGTTMAKVADQMTKALSNDRHLIFVPARGGIGEAVNIQANTISSQMAENTGGENRVLYVPEQVSEETYKPLLQEPAVFNTLKMVTKAKCVLHSIGDAKLMAERRGMSEEALALIKEQAAVGEAFGYFFNKAGEVVYKIPRIGLQLKDLAKIPCVLAIAGGRSKATAIEAYMKNAPSQTWLITDEGAANQILKGVTL from the coding sequence ATGCAGCAAGATGTATTATCTATTATTGAAAAAGTAGCACCTGATATTATGGAGACTCTTAGAGAACGGTATCAGATTTTGCGCAATATCTATTTGTTGGGGCCAGTCGGTAGACGTGTTTTAGCTGGGAAAATGAATGTAACAGAACGTGTTTTACGTACTGAAACAGATTTTTTAAAAAAGCAAAACATTATTAAAACTTCAAAGGTAGGAATGGAGTTAACCGTTACTGGGGAAGACGTCTATCATGAGTTAGATCAAATGATGGGACAACTTTTAGGAATGCGGGAAAAAGAAAAGGAATTGGCTACTTATTTCCAAATAGAACATTGCATAATTGTCTCAGGCGATAGTGAAGAACAAAGGAAAGTCATGGAAGAATTAGGGCATGCAACATCAGAATCATTGGATTTTCTACTGCCAAGTGGCGACAATATTATTGCCGTTATGGGTGGAACGACAATGGCAAAGGTTGCAGACCAAATGACAAAAGCTTTGTCCAACGATCGACATCTGATCTTTGTCCCTGCAAGAGGAGGCATTGGAGAAGCTGTGAATATTCAAGCGAATACGATAAGTTCTCAAATGGCTGAAAATACAGGTGGCGAAAATCGAGTTTTATACGTGCCAGAACAAGTCAGTGAAGAAACGTATAAACCATTACTCCAAGAACCAGCTGTTTTCAACACTTTAAAAATGGTCACAAAGGCTAAATGTGTGTTACACAGTATTGGAGATGCCAAACTAATGGCAGAACGCAGAGGAATGAGTGAAGAAGCTCTAGCTCTGATTAAAGAACAAGCTGCAGTTGGTGAAGCTTTTGGATATTTCTTTAACAAGGCTGGTGAAGTGGTCTATAAAATTCCACGCATCGGGTTACAATTGAAAGATTTAGCCAAGATTCCTTGTGTACTGGCAATCGCTGGTGGAAGGTCAAAAGCAACAGCAATAGAAGCTTATATGAAAAACGCACCAAGTCAAACATGGTTGATTACAGACGAAGGTGCAGCTAACCAGATTTTAAAAGGGGTAACCCTTTAA
- the rpoN gene encoding RNA polymerase factor sigma-54: MNFEQKFSQQQRQVQKMAMTQQLQQSIQMLQYNTEELASFLEQKALENPLIEVTVERDYDAEAAIQPVKSTMNYQHNEEFNYLNQVPDTSISLFEFLLEQIHLTMRDTYLRELVFFLTENIDDNGYLKIELSEAAKTTGAQDIQMLDALTLLQQLDPAGVGARNLQECLMLQIERDDFAPNMAYVIVEEEFENFANRKWKEITKKFDISLAEIQEISDYIQTLNPRPGALYDGTKEQYIRPDLIIRVTKENEIKVLSAKTGLPVVHFQKDYYQEMSQFEDKDVRRFMKDKFNEYEWIQKSLQQRGETIVRVGTAIVERQKEFFLNPAHPIKSLTLKEISEKLDIHESTVSRSINGKYLETSFGIFELKSFFTNSLKTQQSKIQNSEDELEISGDSVRKRVAFCVENEDKHKPLSDQKIVEQLKEEGIDVSRRTIAKYRDILGIPSSSKRKRFD, from the coding sequence GTGAATTTTGAACAAAAGTTTAGCCAACAACAAAGACAAGTCCAAAAAATGGCGATGACACAACAATTACAGCAATCCATTCAAATGCTACAATATAATACAGAAGAACTGGCCAGCTTTTTAGAGCAAAAGGCGCTAGAAAATCCTTTAATCGAAGTAACCGTTGAACGGGATTATGATGCTGAGGCAGCTATTCAACCCGTAAAAAGTACAATGAACTATCAACATAACGAAGAGTTTAATTATTTGAATCAAGTACCAGATACTAGCATTTCCTTATTTGAATTTTTGTTGGAGCAAATTCATCTGACAATGAGAGATACTTATTTAAGAGAATTGGTTTTCTTTTTAACTGAAAATATTGATGATAATGGCTATTTAAAAATAGAATTATCGGAAGCTGCAAAAACAACGGGGGCACAAGATATCCAAATGCTAGATGCCTTAACGTTATTACAACAATTAGATCCTGCAGGAGTAGGCGCTAGAAATTTACAAGAATGCCTAATGTTGCAAATAGAGCGAGATGATTTTGCTCCTAATATGGCGTATGTGATAGTAGAGGAAGAATTTGAAAATTTTGCAAATCGTAAATGGAAAGAAATTACGAAAAAATTCGATATTAGTTTGGCTGAGATTCAAGAAATTTCAGATTATATTCAGACCTTGAATCCACGCCCAGGCGCTTTATATGACGGTACAAAAGAACAATACATCCGTCCTGACTTAATTATACGTGTCACAAAAGAGAATGAAATCAAAGTATTATCAGCTAAAACAGGCTTGCCAGTCGTTCATTTTCAAAAGGATTATTATCAAGAAATGTCTCAATTTGAAGACAAAGATGTACGACGATTTATGAAGGATAAATTTAATGAGTACGAGTGGATTCAAAAAAGCTTGCAACAAAGAGGAGAAACCATTGTTCGAGTTGGGACTGCGATTGTTGAGCGCCAAAAGGAATTTTTCTTAAACCCAGCACATCCAATCAAATCATTAACTTTAAAAGAGATATCCGAAAAACTTGATATTCATGAATCGACAGTAAGTCGCTCCATTAATGGCAAATATTTAGAGACTAGTTTTGGTATTTTCGAATTAAAAAGTTTCTTCACAAATTCATTAAAAACGCAACAATCAAAAATACAAAATTCTGAAGACGAATTGGAAATTTCAGGAGATTCTGTTCGGAAAAGAGTCGCATTTTGTGTAGAAAATGAAGATAAACATAAACCTCTGTCAGATCAAAAAATAGTGGAACAATTAAAAGAAGAAGGAATTGACGTTTCTAGAAGAACGATTGCGAAATATCGGGATATTCTAGGCATTCCTTCTTCATCTAAAAGAAAACGATTTGATTAA
- a CDS encoding NINE protein yields MNKIIKLEADYLVVAKEDGTTIRVPLETIDFDAAVGDLVEIYYDGPNVILHRPEQKKETVQDRININIVNETSQAQTQAQEQGQQHTQVQQTPQYSQVGKWVNKWIYVLLAIFLGGFGVHKFYAGKSGAGITFLIFCWTGIPAIIAFFEGIFAAFKPEDANGNIFIQ; encoded by the coding sequence ATGAATAAAATTATCAAGTTAGAAGCTGATTATTTAGTCGTTGCAAAAGAAGATGGCACTACCATTCGTGTTCCATTAGAAACAATCGATTTTGACGCAGCTGTTGGGGACTTAGTTGAAATTTATTATGATGGTCCAAATGTCATTCTACATAGGCCTGAACAAAAAAAAGAAACCGTTCAAGACCGTATTAATATCAACATTGTGAATGAAACTTCTCAAGCGCAAACCCAAGCTCAAGAGCAGGGTCAACAACATACTCAAGTTCAACAAACTCCACAGTATAGCCAAGTTGGCAAATGGGTCAATAAATGGATTTATGTTCTTTTAGCTATTTTCCTTGGTGGATTTGGTGTTCATAAGTTTTATGCTGGAAAATCTGGAGCTGGAATTACATTTTTAATTTTCTGTTGGACTGGTATCCCTGCTATAATTGCTTTTTTTGAAGGTATCTTTGCCGCTTTCAAACCAGAAGATGCAAATGGAAATATTTTTATTCAATAA
- a CDS encoding topology modulation protein, whose product MTKITIIGPSGSGKSTLAKQLGDFYEVPVIHLDSLYFNPNWQEIGKRALLEKVAPLIHSNQHWIIEGNYSITWPIRFNNSDTIIFLDFSRSVYIRRILKRSFIYHGKVRPDMADGCPERFNLDFLKFAWNYPTRRKETLKQLAMIPKEKILTFHHPTELKHYLASLMN is encoded by the coding sequence ATGACAAAAATTACGATTATTGGCCCTTCTGGGTCAGGAAAATCAACCTTAGCTAAACAACTAGGGGATTTTTATGAGGTTCCTGTCATTCATTTAGATTCACTTTATTTTAATCCAAACTGGCAAGAAATTGGCAAAAGAGCTCTTCTAGAAAAAGTAGCACCTCTTATTCATTCAAATCAGCATTGGATTATTGAAGGCAACTACTCAATCACTTGGCCTATCCGTTTCAACAATAGTGATACTATTATTTTTCTAGACTTCTCAAGATCTGTTTACATTCGCCGAATTTTAAAACGCTCCTTTATCTATCATGGAAAAGTAAGACCTGATATGGCAGATGGTTGTCCTGAACGTTTTAATTTAGACTTCTTAAAATTTGCATGGAATTATCCTACAAGACGAAAAGAAACACTAAAACAATTAGCCATGATTCCAAAAGAAAAAATCTTAACCTTTCATCATCCAACTGAATTAAAACACTACCTAGCTTCTTTAATGAATTGA
- the clpP gene encoding ATP-dependent Clp endopeptidase proteolytic subunit ClpP, translating into MNLVPTVIEQSSRGERAYDIYSRLLKDRIIMLSGQIDDNVANAVIAQLLFLDAQDSEKDIYIYVNSPGGSVTAGLAIYDTMNFIKADVQTIAMGMAASMGSFLLTAGAKGKRYALPNAEIMIHQPLGGAQGQATEIEIAARHILKTRERLNKILADQTGQPIEVIERDTDRDNFMSAEEAKAYGLIDEIMVNSSSLK; encoded by the coding sequence ATGAATTTAGTACCTACAGTCATTGAACAATCATCTAGAGGAGAACGCGCATACGATATTTATTCTCGTCTATTAAAAGACCGTATCATTATGTTAAGTGGACAAATTGATGATAACGTAGCAAATGCAGTTATCGCGCAATTGTTATTCTTAGATGCACAAGATTCTGAAAAAGATATTTACATTTACGTCAACTCACCAGGTGGTAGCGTTACTGCTGGACTAGCAATTTACGATACAATGAACTTCATCAAAGCAGATGTTCAAACAATCGCAATGGGAATGGCTGCTTCAATGGGAAGCTTCTTGTTAACAGCTGGTGCAAAAGGCAAACGTTATGCATTGCCAAATGCAGAAATTATGATTCATCAACCCCTAGGTGGTGCTCAAGGTCAAGCAACTGAAATTGAAATTGCTGCGCGTCACATATTAAAAACTCGTGAACGTTTAAATAAAATCTTGGCAGATCAAACTGGTCAACCAATTGAAGTCATCGAACGCGATACAGACCGTGATAACTTTATGAGTGCTGAAGAAGCAAAAGCTTATGGCTTAATCGATGAAATTATGGTTAACAGCTCTTCATTAAAATAA
- a CDS encoding DsbA family protein, which yields MDISKIKASEVGTEFGFKIGAKEAPVKVIEFINIRCPYCKKWHEESKDVLTKFVEEGKVQRIIKHFDKEKPSLQKGNVCHHHLDYQNPEKALKDIDFLFEHQHQWGDLTNEEVATYVEEKLGLKNQPNEAQINGIIAEAEAANIFFVPTVIVGDHIFDEHITPDELTNLIEEELKK from the coding sequence ATGGATATCAGTAAAATTAAAGCAAGCGAAGTTGGAACCGAGTTTGGTTTTAAAATTGGAGCAAAAGAAGCTCCTGTTAAAGTAATCGAATTTATCAATATTCGTTGTCCTTATTGCAAGAAATGGCACGAAGAATCAAAAGATGTGTTAACAAAATTTGTTGAAGAAGGAAAAGTTCAACGAATTATTAAACATTTTGATAAAGAAAAACCCTCTTTACAAAAAGGAAATGTTTGTCATCATCATTTAGACTATCAAAACCCTGAAAAAGCGCTAAAAGATATTGACTTCCTTTTTGAACATCAACACCAATGGGGTGACCTAACCAATGAAGAAGTCGCAACTTATGTTGAAGAGAAATTAGGTCTTAAAAATCAACCTAATGAAGCTCAAATCAACGGAATTATTGCTGAAGCTGAAGCAGCAAATATCTTCTTTGTTCCAACAGTTATTGTGGGGGATCATATTTTTGATGAACATATCACACCGGATGAATTGACCAATTTAATTGAAGAAGAACTTAAAAAATAA
- the namA gene encoding NADPH dehydrogenase NamA — protein MKSQLLAPYTIKSVEFKNRVMMSPMCMYSVFEQDGKVTDFHLTHYGTRALGQVGLIMVESTAILPNGRISQEDLGIWSDDHIAGLTKLVDHVHEMGAKIGIQLNHAGRKADVPDSIVAPSSITYSEAYQQPEALSENEITEIVKAFKDAVIRCQKAGFDVIELHGAHGYLINQFLSPLTNKRTDQYGGPIGNRYRFLSQIIAEVRALWEKPLFVRISAEDYQADGAHLEDYLMIGKWMRDAGIDLIDVSTGGLVNVQPTNIFPGYQVHYAEEIRKVVGIATGAVGLITNGAQAEEVIGNGRADLVVIGRELLRNPFWVREVAIELNAKDQLKTPVQYLRGWR, from the coding sequence ATGAAGTCACAATTATTAGCGCCCTATACAATAAAATCAGTAGAATTTAAAAACCGAGTAATGATGTCACCGATGTGTATGTATTCTGTTTTTGAACAAGATGGAAAAGTGACTGATTTTCACTTAACTCACTATGGAACAAGAGCTCTTGGTCAAGTAGGGTTAATTATGGTTGAATCAACAGCGATATTGCCGAATGGTCGAATTTCACAGGAGGATTTAGGTATTTGGTCAGATGATCATATTGCAGGTTTAACAAAATTAGTTGATCATGTTCATGAAATGGGTGCAAAAATAGGGATTCAATTAAATCATGCAGGACGAAAAGCAGATGTGCCTGATTCAATTGTAGCACCATCAAGTATTACCTATAGTGAAGCCTATCAGCAACCAGAAGCATTATCTGAAAATGAAATTACAGAGATTGTAAAAGCCTTTAAAGATGCCGTTATCCGGTGTCAAAAAGCAGGATTTGACGTTATTGAACTTCATGGAGCACATGGTTATTTGATTAATCAATTTTTATCCCCGTTGACGAACAAGCGAACAGATCAGTATGGTGGACCGATTGGCAACCGGTATCGTTTTTTAAGTCAAATCATTGCTGAAGTTCGAGCGTTATGGGAGAAACCTTTATTTGTTCGAATTTCTGCAGAAGATTACCAAGCAGATGGCGCTCACCTTGAAGATTATTTAATGATTGGAAAATGGATGCGAGATGCAGGTATTGATTTGATCGATGTCTCTACAGGAGGCTTAGTAAATGTTCAACCGACAAACATATTTCCTGGGTATCAAGTGCATTATGCAGAAGAAATTCGTAAAGTAGTTGGCATTGCGACAGGAGCAGTAGGCCTAATTACAAATGGAGCACAAGCAGAAGAAGTAATTGGAAATGGTCGAGCAGATTTGGTGGTTATTGGACGAGAATTATTACGTAATCCTTTTTGGGTTCGAGAGGTTGCCATTGAATTGAATGCAAAAGATCAACTCAAAACACCCGTTCAATATTTACGTGGTTGGAGATAA
- the whiA gene encoding DNA-binding protein WhiA: protein MSYASDVKKELTTLEVHKEHAKAELAALIRMNGAVSLVNQKFILNVQTENAAIARRIYVLLKDHFEVESELLVRRKMKLKKNNVYIVRLKQGTKKVLSDLNIMDGLLFHAHIADEIITNPQKIRSYLRGAFLAGGSVNNPETSRYHLEIYSIYEEHNNDICQMMNYFELNARTLERRNGYITYLKEAEKIADFLALIGATTGMLKFEDVRIVRDMRNSVNRLVNCENANLNKTIDAAGKQIESIHFIDEMMGLDKLPEKLREIALVRLEYPEVTLKELGEMIPSGAISKSGINHRLRKLNEVAENLKAKSTVSKG from the coding sequence ATGTCCTATGCCTCAGATGTCAAAAAAGAACTAACTACATTAGAAGTTCACAAAGAGCATGCAAAAGCTGAATTGGCAGCATTGATTCGCATGAATGGTGCGGTTAGTTTAGTGAATCAAAAATTTATTTTAAATGTTCAAACTGAAAATGCAGCGATTGCAAGGCGAATTTATGTCTTATTAAAAGATCATTTTGAAGTGGAAAGTGAACTATTGGTTCGCCGCAAAATGAAATTAAAAAAAAATAATGTCTATATTGTGCGCTTAAAGCAAGGAACAAAAAAAGTTTTATCAGACTTAAATATTATGGATGGTCTACTTTTTCATGCTCATATTGCAGATGAAATTATCACAAACCCTCAAAAAATTCGTTCTTATTTAAGGGGTGCATTTCTGGCAGGTGGTTCGGTTAATAATCCTGAAACAAGCCGGTATCATTTAGAAATCTATTCCATCTATGAAGAACACAACAATGATATTTGTCAAATGATGAACTATTTTGAGTTAAATGCGCGAACGTTAGAACGCCGAAATGGATATATCACGTATTTGAAAGAAGCTGAAAAAATAGCAGATTTTCTTGCGTTGATTGGTGCAACTACAGGCATGTTAAAGTTTGAAGACGTACGAATTGTTCGAGATATGCGGAATTCTGTCAATCGTTTAGTGAATTGCGAAAATGCAAATTTAAATAAAACAATTGATGCAGCAGGAAAGCAGATTGAAAGTATACATTTTATTGATGAGATGATGGGATTAGATAAACTTCCAGAAAAATTAAGAGAAATTGCTTTGGTTCGTTTAGAGTATCCAGAAGTAACCTTAAAGGAATTAGGAGAAATGATTCCAAGTGGTGCCATCAGCAAATCGGGTATCAACCATCGATTGCGTAAGTTAAATGAAGTAGCAGAAAATTTAAAAGCAAAAAGCACAGTTAGCAAAGGATAA
- a CDS encoding gluconeogenesis factor YvcK family protein encodes MMVPKRNRRPKIVVLGGGTGLPVILKNLKAQSADITAIVTVADDGGSSGTIRDYVNVVPPGDIRNVLVSLSDLPRLQEEIFQYRFDSNDHFLAGHAIGNLIIAAITEMKGNVFEAIQLLAEMMRVDGQVYPASEEPLILHAEFEDGTRVSGESKIAHDRKTINRVYVTPTETNHDAKAARQVIDAILEADMVVLGPGSLFTSILPNLMIQDLGEAVVNTKAEVVYICNIMTQLGETENFSDADHIRVLHKHLGNQFIDTILVNTEHVPEDYMDKERYDEYLVQVTHDFEGLRNENCRVISADFLKLRDQGVFHDGEKVVEELLRLVFGAKN; translated from the coding sequence ATGATGGTTCCTAAACGCAATCGAAGACCTAAAATTGTTGTACTTGGAGGCGGAACGGGCCTACCAGTTATTTTGAAAAATTTAAAAGCGCAATCTGCTGATATCACTGCAATCGTGACAGTTGCTGATGATGGTGGGAGTAGTGGGACGATTAGAGATTATGTGAATGTAGTGCCTCCTGGAGATATTCGGAATGTTTTAGTTTCATTGTCTGATTTACCTCGATTGCAAGAAGAAATTTTCCAATATCGTTTTGATAGTAACGATCATTTTTTAGCGGGACATGCGATTGGAAATTTGATTATTGCAGCAATTACAGAGATGAAAGGAAATGTCTTTGAAGCGATTCAACTATTAGCGGAAATGATGCGTGTTGATGGTCAAGTGTATCCAGCCTCAGAGGAGCCGCTAATTTTACATGCGGAGTTTGAAGATGGAACTAGGGTTTCTGGAGAATCTAAAATTGCTCACGATCGTAAAACCATTAATCGAGTATATGTAACACCAACTGAAACTAACCATGATGCTAAAGCTGCTAGACAAGTAATCGATGCAATTTTAGAAGCGGATATGGTGGTATTAGGTCCAGGTAGCTTATTTACGAGTATTTTACCCAATTTAATGATTCAAGATTTAGGTGAAGCTGTTGTAAATACAAAAGCAGAAGTTGTCTACATCTGTAACATTATGACGCAATTAGGAGAAACAGAAAATTTTTCCGATGCGGATCATATCAGGGTATTGCACAAACATTTAGGCAATCAGTTTATTGATACGATTTTAGTAAATACCGAACATGTTCCAGAAGATTATATGGACAAAGAGCGCTATGACGAATACCTCGTTCAAGTCACGCATGATTTTGAAGGCTTGCGAAATGAAAATTGTCGCGTAATTTCGGCTGACTTCTTGAAACTCAGAGATCAGGGAGTCTTTCATGATGGAGAAAAAGTTGTAGAAGAATTACTGCGTCTTGTATTTGGCGCTAAAAATTAA
- the rapZ gene encoding RNase adapter RapZ: protein MVDSLQLVIITGMSGAGKTVAMQSFEDMGYFCVDNMPPSLLPKFWELVKESGKLTKIALVIDLRSRAFFDEILTAIGSMDNTSFITTKILFLEAEDAVLVSRYKETRRAHPLARDGRVMDGIRSERELLNEIKGRAQLVIDTSHLTPRQLREEIISSFKTEDTNLFRVEVISFGFKYGLPIDADVVMDVRFLPNPHYIDTLRPLTGLDKPVYDYVMQQPETEQFYRKFIDLLLYVLPGYKKEGKNNVTIAIGCTGGQHRSVALTERVGRQLIADDYKVNITHRDKDKRKESINRS, encoded by the coding sequence ATGGTAGATAGTCTTCAATTAGTAATTATTACAGGAATGAGTGGCGCAGGTAAAACTGTGGCAATGCAGAGTTTTGAAGACATGGGGTATTTTTGTGTTGACAATATGCCACCCAGTTTATTACCTAAATTTTGGGAATTAGTAAAAGAATCAGGAAAATTAACAAAAATTGCCTTAGTAATTGACCTTCGTTCAAGAGCTTTTTTTGATGAAATTTTAACTGCAATTGGAAGTATGGACAATACGTCCTTTATTACAACGAAAATTTTGTTTTTAGAAGCAGAGGATGCAGTTTTAGTTTCAAGATATAAAGAAACAAGACGCGCTCATCCGTTGGCACGCGATGGTCGAGTTATGGATGGAATTCGTAGTGAGCGAGAGCTACTTAATGAAATTAAAGGTAGAGCGCAGTTAGTGATCGATACATCACATTTAACGCCACGTCAATTACGTGAAGAAATTATTTCAAGTTTTAAAACAGAAGACACCAATTTATTTAGAGTTGAGGTCATTTCATTTGGCTTTAAATATGGGCTACCGATTGATGCCGATGTTGTAATGGATGTCCGTTTCTTACCAAATCCTCACTATATCGATACGCTACGTCCTTTAACTGGTTTAGATAAACCAGTATATGATTACGTGATGCAGCAGCCAGAAACAGAACAATTTTATCGTAAATTTATCGATTTATTATTATATGTTTTGCCAGGTTATAAAAAAGAAGGTAAAAATAATGTAACGATAGCGATTGGATGTACGGGAGGGCAACACCGTTCCGTTGCTTTAACTGAAAGAGTAGGTCGTCAACTAATTGCCGATGACTATAAAGTCAATATTACACACCGAGATAAAGATAAACGTAAAGAAAGTATCAATCGTTCATGA